A stretch of DNA from Opitutales bacterium:
TCGAGCGAAGCGAGCGCGAGGTAAAACATTTTAACCGCAGATTTTTCAGATGGGCAAAGATTGCTTTCGGGAGACCTATTCTCCTCGCCGGAGTAATGGCTGTGAACCATCTTATTTACTCCATTTCTATGCGTGGAGTCGTATCACGAGTTATCGAAGGAGTAGGCGCCTAAATGAGCTCGGTGAATACAGGCTCCCAGGTATGGCTAGTTTCTCTAGGCCCCGGCGATCGTGACTCTTTAGTTGTGTGCGTGTAATTTCTTCTGGCTTGATCGATCCGTCATCAGGTCGTGTCTTCGTCGGTAGATGACAAAAACGATTTGGCTAGGCTTGAGTGCATGTCTCGTATGTGGCGGCTTTTGGTGGATTATAGGCCAGAATAAGCCTGAGGCTATCGTGGAGCCTGTTGTGATGGGGGATGCCGTGAATGCGATCGCGGGCAACCTCGAGGTGAAGTCTGTTCTCGAAACTGTTGTAAAGTCCGAACGGTACGGAGTCGTGCGTCGGGTAGCCGCGCTACCGATAGATCAGGCGGTTTCGATTGAGGTGGGAGAGATGATTGCGGAACTCGATACGATTGAATTAGATTCTCAAATCGAATTGCTCAATCTGCAGTTAGCCAGCGCTCGTGATCGTGAGAAAAGTCCGTCTGAATTTGAGCTCCAAGTCGATCGGCTCAATCGCGAGCAATCCGAGCTTGCCGCTTTGGGAGAGGCCGGGCGTGTGTCGAATGCGCAAATTGAAAACATTGAGGCAGAGGTTGAGCGTTTGACTCTGTTGGCAAGCCAGGAGAAGCAGCGCCGAACTCAAGAGGTTGTTTTATTGGAAAGCCAATTGGCGCAGCGTCAGTTCGAAAAACAACAAATGACCATCGTTGCACCGAGCGCCGGTACTTTAAATGCAACCTATGTTTTTCAAGGGGATATCGTGAACCCAGGCAGTTCAGTGGCGCGCATTTTTTCCCATCAGAATTTTATAGAGGTCTCGGTTCGTGAGGAGGATTTCGCGGGGTTAGCCATTGGCAATTTAGTCGAGGGCCGATTTCAGGCATATCCAGGAGAAACGTTTACGGGGAGTGTGACTGGATTGTCTCCGTTAGCTAATGCTGTGAATCGTCAACGCAGCGTCTTTGTGGAATTGGATTTAAATGATCGCGATCTGGTTCCTGGAATGACTGGACAGGCCGTCTTGATAAAAGATGTACGGAGTTCCGTGACTGTTGTCCCTCGCCGAGCTTGGATTGGCGGTCATGTCTACGTTGTTGATCAAGGGAAAGTTGAAATCCGTGAGGTTGAAACCGGTTTTGTGGGTATGGAGCAAGTAGAGATTCTTTCGGGTGTCGAGGCTGGGGAATGGGTGATTGTGGACCGTCCACATCGATTCCGAGATGGGGAGAGTATTTCTATAAAGAAATTATAATTCGATAAAATGGACGTCGCGCTCACTATTGCCTATCGCTTTGCACTCTCGCGTCGTCGAAGCATGGCTATGAGCCTATTCGGGGTAGTTCTAGGGGTAGGGTTTTACATCCTTACGCAAGCTCAGACCGGAGGCTATCAATCGTTCTTTGTAGAAACAATTTTGGGAACGAATGGAGCAATTCAAGTTACTGATCGGTTTCAGGATACTCTAGAGCCCATGGAGCTTGGTGTGGATGGTAAGTTGTTACGGGTCAGACAGCGCCAGGGAAAGCAATACGAAGAGGGCGTTGCCTATCCGGGTTTACTTATGGATGCGCTGTCTGAATTTGAGGCGATTCTTGGACAATCAGAAGTCTTGGAATCGCAGATTCGTGTGAGTAGTGGGTTTCGGCGTCAAATCGCTGCATTGTATGGCATCCGGATCGAAGACCATCGTCTTGTTTCGTCTATCGAGAGTCAGGTGGTCTTAGGGGATAGCGTTAGTTTTGAGCATGATACACTGAGTGTTATGATCAGTCCCAGAATGGCTGAGAGTTTGGGGGTGCGCCTTGGGGAAATGATAACACTCGAATCGTCCGACCAAGTTCGTAGTTATCGAATAGCGGCGCTTGTGGAATCTGGGGTGAGTGCGATCGATAAGGTGAGGATTTACATCGATATTGGCGAAGCCCGTTCTCTTCTGGGC
This window harbors:
- a CDS encoding efflux RND transporter periplasmic adaptor subunit; the protein is MTKTIWLGLSACLVCGGFWWIIGQNKPEAIVEPVVMGDAVNAIAGNLEVKSVLETVVKSERYGVVRRVAALPIDQAVSIEVGEMIAELDTIELDSQIELLNLQLASARDREKSPSEFELQVDRLNREQSELAALGEAGRVSNAQIENIEAEVERLTLLASQEKQRRTQEVVLLESQLAQRQFEKQQMTIVAPSAGTLNATYVFQGDIVNPGSSVARIFSHQNFIEVSVREEDFAGLAIGNLVEGRFQAYPGETFTGSVTGLSPLANAVNRQRSVFVELDLNDRDLVPGMTGQAVLIKDVRSSVTVVPRRAWIGGHVYVVDQGKVEIREVETGFVGMEQVEILSGVEAGEWVIVDRPHRFRDGESISIKKL
- a CDS encoding ABC transporter permease, which gives rise to MDVALTIAYRFALSRRRSMAMSLFGVVLGVGFYILTQAQTGGYQSFFVETILGTNGAIQVTDRFQDTLEPMELGVDGKLLRVRQRQGKQYEEGVAYPGLLMDALSEFEAILGQSEVLESQIRVSSGFRRQIAALYGIRIEDHRLVSSIESQVVLGDSVSFEHDTLSVMISPRMAESLGVRLGEMITLESSDQVRSYRIAALVESGVSAIDKVRIYIDIGEARSLLGKPFGESTIQLSINDPIDAPWIAAQIESTLGHAAASWQEREQVWLGVFNALSVSAGISMSALIVLAGLGIYNSLSMQVVEKQREVAILRAMGYHRADITRVFLYQGLMVAVVGIAGGWIFGAATTWLVTQIPLRIRGIFSSDHFVVSWDSVDYLVGALIALIIAMLGSILPALRGSRIEPATVIRGN